TAATTTTAACTTCAAACGATTGTTGTTTCAAAAAAAGTCCGGTCAAGGTCATAGGCCAATcttagttttgtttatacatattttacaaattttgcattaaaatattatatttaatatcgtaataagcaaaataatacatttttcaaacagaaatatactaaattcattgaaaatttcGTAATAGCCTTCTCGAGCGCGGGAGACATCGCGGTAAAATTACGaagagtagtgttttgtttcgatttaattaaaatacttagagTTAACCGAATATAATCAAATATACATCAGAAGAAAGGGTAATAAGCCTAGtttgttctgaaaatattttattgataaaatatgcaacagttgtcccttatattttaaaatggtagaaataaatgtgtttttttctcCTTAAAATCATGTTTAACCCGGATTTTAGTATCAAAGATTATAACtaacgattttaaaatatcattaccTTTGATCTGTATTCTTTaaccatttttttcgtatttttttctttattttagccATTACGGTTCAGTAGCTGTATAGGTTTTTTGTTACGACGAAGTTGCGAGTCGCGCGTGGTTCGGGTGCCGCGCGCGGCTGGACGTTAGAGAGAGAAACGGTCGCGCGGCCCGGACGTTAGAGTGGATAAGCTGATATTGCTAATTCTTAAAAACCTGTTTTCTAAATCCCACAACAGGTTTAGTGTTAAACTCATCTCTATACTAAATTGATAATCTATACTCGTTTGTAAACTATACTTACACgaactaatttaatttactgAATGATTATATTAAGCTAACTTAGcaagtgacagcgatgaggatcaATTTTGTATTAGTTTGGTGGtgaatgtaaattaattattacgtattttaaaaGGATACACAAATTAGGCGCCACATTCATGAATATGAGCGAGTAGAAGAGGTAATGCGCGCTGTCTTCGAGGAAGAATCTCGCGAGGAACTCCCGGGAGATGGAGATCTCTCGCGCCGGGATGCGTTGGTGCAGCCGCAGGGCTGACGTCGCTGCGTTCGCGAGGAGCGCCTTGTAGAACGCTGATACTGGGCTGTAGGGGGACAAATGTGCTGTGAAACTACACTAATACTTCTTAACTCTagtatgaataatttattgtttactttGGTTGTAGTGACCGTGGAGATTAATTATTTGGATATAGTGAGAATGCTTGGAAAATACCTGAAGCAGTTCTAACTAGTTTTTAcaacataaataatgttattagctATTTTCAAACAAGTTCTTGGCATATTGTATcatcatcaatcatcatcatcatcagcctatcacagtccactgctggacataggcctctccaagtgcacgccactgagatcgattttatactagctgttttctcgcGGAACTTCTTTCCTGTACCCGGACGAAATATAGACAATGTTACtcaggaatagtgtagctttacaacagtgaaagaatttttgaaatcagttcagtagtttcggagccaacagggtacaaacaaacaaaacaattctttattatattagttaagaagtcataataataataaagtcaccaaataaACGAATAATAATGACAAACTTTACGTCAgggttatattttttgtgtagctACTAAACACATAGTTACCAAGTATATGTGTATTGTGTACTTAATGTCTAAAGTAGCTAACTGAGATTGAAGGTTACTCTCGACTCAATGAGAACTAAGTgaataaaatcagttttaaattaTGCTACGTCTGACTGTTCaagtatgtttttaaaaagaagCAAAAATAAGGAACTCCTTTATAGAAAATCGGTTCATTTATAAGGGATTTATTCCTCTCACTTGACAATATTTTAGAGaattgacattaaaaatattctagaaacccaaagcaagtttattaaaaaaaacaaaatgctttTGAAAATTCAATATGAAGTCTGCAAACTGCTAATTAAGTTACAGAGTTCAAGGTCACTCTCCCCTGTGTTATTTTAATCCTCATTGTCTTAATGTCTGGACAAAGGTAGCCTTGATTACACTGAGTACTCACTACTCAGCTATATTACAGTTCTGAACATCcattgttattaaattaaaactatttaggGCAACCTTGTCATCATGAAACTAATACCAACTTAAAAATCCTTGTTATAAAACCAAACAAGTTTATCATAAtaacttttgaattaaaaacaGGTGCTATATTTTCAGgtgatttaaataacaaaaccaGATTTTTCCTGCCCTAATCAATGCAATATTACAGgattacattattttatctcattatttatcaatgtatttaaattaaaatatgtatgttatgtgaTTCACCTACAATCTAAATGCAACTGTTACTAGGTATTTCAGCCAGCATAAaggtattttgaaaaaaaaaaaaaaaaaatacaattagtataaaatgtttaccaGTCTTTCTAAGAGGTATGGGTTGCCTGAATAacaaggttgaggaggtcagatagttaGTCACTCCATGGAAAATACTGATTCTCAGCTGCATATGGTCAAACTaacaaccccaacatagttggaaaaaggctaggcagatgatgagttgTTTACTTACTTGTTGAACAAAGGCAGTACATATGCAAAGGTGAAGAGGACGGTCATGACTCTGATGGCCCAGAGGGCAACGTCCACTCTGTTGGCATTCACATGAGCCTTCAGGGCTGGGATGCCCTTCGGTGGCCCTGTATCTCCGGCTTGGGGTTCTGTCTCTGCCATTTTCTATGAAAAACAAGTTTTGTTAAtggtgtgtttttttttattaattaattatggttTGCAGGTATTTTCCTGATtaataaacaaagaaatatagTTTTTCCTTAGCCTACTAAATGTGAAAATAAGTTTTCAAATGtaagtattaattttgttttgcacGTTCAaagtaaactaatattataaattcaatttattgatCATTTCCAGAAATAGATCACTAACACAACAACTAAGTTTGTCGTGTAACTATGCCACTAGAAGTTGAGGAATTCACAAAAACTACATAGTTTCACTCAGCTTTGCTTTATCAGATAACAATAGATAAAAAAAGTAATTCACACATTGTAACATTGGCTGCAGTGGAGAGCCGAAACCTCAGCGAAATGCCAAGTTAATGCGTTTACGTGACCACGATCACAGTAGAAAGTGCCATTCAATAGACTTTTTTGAGTAAAAAAAGTGGATCAGTAGGCCATGCATGAAATTTTTGGACACttcaatcaatttaaaatattaaaaatagcgTTAATCCTTCGCGTACTACACGTTCTTATTAACATAAAGCGACGTCCAAGGACGCAATAACTCGGAAAACCAGTTTCAATCATcaattattaacaaaattattacgATAGTAACATAATAGTGCCATCACAgtctttatgaaaaaatatctttgttttctaagaaattaataagaattatatacttacattctacactaattaattaaaactcgaataaatataatatttaaattaaattccacAAATTGTTCACAACGCAACAAATCGAACATGCATGATTTGCCGAATGACAACTGACAGAACGAAATAACTTGCCAGCTACGCAACCACAAGCCACAGATTACCTACTATGTATAGCAACCCGCAAGCCATGTAGCCCTTGAGTTGGGTAAACCGTAATTTTCACAACCCTGGAAAatgtttttgatttaatttatctttaaaaaGACATGGCGCTTACAAATTCGCTTCAAAGGGCATGTGCTTTCTTATCCTGCTTTCTGGTTTCTACATCTGCCTCTCTATGCACTCTAACACTGAGGCATCTCATGATAGATAAGGCGTTAACTATATCGATAGGATAGTTAAATGATGAAGAGCCACTAAATGTATTCTAAAACTTTTCCACTGACAtcttctgaaaatatttttaactactttGGGACTACCTTGAagttttttagtaaaaatacttgtaaaaataaataaataaaaaccgacTTTTACAGTTTTGTGGAATGATTTAAGTGGTGTCTCTATCTGCGATCTGTCAGTGTCACATAGCAACAGCTGTTGTGTTTGTTGATGAAATCCTAACCAAAAAAATagttaaactatttttttttattctgaaaaaaatcataacatttaaaatgtttactaGTTGTAACTACAAtagactaaaaaatatttttaagttcaaGGAGCTTTATAAGCAATACAGCGTGATAGCTGCACTTTTGAATAAACCTAACGTCGGTAACGTTACCGAAATAAAGGTGAATATTATTCTATGAAAAACCTATGTTTAAAATGCAGTAATGATATAACTGCGAGTACTAAGCCTCTGCTTTTCTTTTAGGGTTGGGTGAAGAACCTGCGGAAGCAGAAAGACCTTATTTTTGCCGACGTAAGTGATGGATCTTGCGCGCAGAAACTGCAGATAGTAATTCCCAAAAACGTCGCAGCAGACTCATTAACGTATGGTTCTTCAGTCCACATCACTGGTAAACTGTCCAAGAGTCCCAGAGGACAGCTGGAACTCGTCGCTGACAATGTAAATGTCCTGGGCACATGTGTAGTCTTAGACGGGTATCCTTTCAACCCTAGAACTACGCATCCCCCAGAGTATACTCGACAATACCTGCACTTACGTCCTAGAACTAACTATACCTCGGCTATTTTACGCACACGAAGTGCAGTAACAAAGCacatttatgattattttgctttaaaaaaatatactaacatTCACACACCTATACTGACTTCAAATGACTGTGAGGGTGCTGGGGAAGTGTTTAAAATACAACCTGATAATGAGGAGACAGTAAAAGCTATGATGCAAGAAGGGAGAGACAGAGACTCTGTGTACTTTGGCAGTAAAACATTCCTAACAGTATCGGGACAGTTGCATTTAGAAGCTGCTTGTAGAGGCATGGGCAATGTCTACACTTTTGGCCCAACTTTCAGAGCAGAGAACTCTAGATCTAGACTTCATTTATCAGAATTCTACATGTTAGAAGCTGAGCTAGCTTTCTGTGAAACTCTAGAACAACTACAAAGTGCCATAGAAGACTTACTAAAGTATGTTTTCATAGAGACTCGGAATACCAATGaggcagatttatttttaattgataaaacaaacaaagctcCTACTTGGGTCAACAAGGAGTTTGTAACACTAACCTATGATGAAGCTAGGCAGATATTAGAGAAGAAAGGCTTGGTACTCACAGATGAGGGGATAAATAAGGAACAGGAGTTAACACTGGTGGAGCACTGTAATGGCGTTCCTGTGTTTGTGGTCAAGTGGCCTAAAGATATGAAGTCATTTTATATGAAGGAATGTTCTGAAGATAGCACAAAGGTAAAAGTTAGAACTACTATAAGCACATCTTctgcataattatttttcaactgGCTTTTGCCAAGTTTCCTGAGGGAATGCCTGCCCACACCCAGataaaagtagcttatgtgttattctgataataccaagtttcatcaaaatccatccagtggTTTTGCATGAAAGAAGAACAAATACATAgctcatacaaactttcacatttatattagtaggatgtgGCATGATTGTTAGGAGTTTAATGTGCttctcataatttatttattattggtcACTTTCTGATTGCAGGTAGATGCTTTAGATCTACTAACACCCATCACTGGCGAAGTCGTCGGCGGAAGTCTAAGAGAAGACAACTATGAGAAGCTAAAGTCTAAATTACCATCAGAAAGATTAAACTGGTATTTAGAACTGAGGAAATTCGGCAATATATCTACTGGCGGTTACGGGTTGGGCTT
The Helicoverpa zea isolate HzStark_Cry1AcR chromosome 13, ilHelZeax1.1, whole genome shotgun sequence DNA segment above includes these coding regions:
- the LOC124635560 gene encoding probable asparagine--tRNA ligase, mitochondrial, coding for MFTSCNYNRLKNIFKFKELYKQYSVIAALLNKPNVGNVTEIKGWVKNLRKQKDLIFADVSDGSCAQKLQIVIPKNVAADSLTYGSSVHITGKLSKSPRGQLELVADNVNVLGTCVVLDGYPFNPRTTHPPEYTRQYLHLRPRTNYTSAILRTRSAVTKHIYDYFALKKYTNIHTPILTSNDCEGAGEVFKIQPDNEETVKAMMQEGRDRDSVYFGSKTFLTVSGQLHLEAACRGMGNVYTFGPTFRAENSRSRLHLSEFYMLEAELAFCETLEQLQSAIEDLLKYVFIETRNTNEADLFLIDKTNKAPTWVNKEFVTLTYDEARQILEKKGLVLTDEGINKEQELTLVEHCNGVPVFVVKWPKDMKSFYMKECSEDSTKVDALDLLTPITGEVVGGSLREDNYEKLKSKLPSERLNWYLELRKFGNISTGGYGLGLERLLQVICNVNNIKDTLPFPRWPHNCDM